From Salinirubrum litoreum, one genomic window encodes:
- a CDS encoding thiolase domain-containing protein: MSNVYVVGAGQTAFGAFPDESYRSLFADAYREALDSVAGDLPPDAIDEAVVGTLGVGGRQLGLSAPAVTEHVGLHGVPASRVENACAAGGFAVRQGVQAIESGMADVVLAGGVEVMTDASADTTKYWLGVSGETEWERLTGTTFSGVYAQMARAYLDQYDATTEDLARVAVKNHANGAQNPKAHLDFACSLADATDAPPVADPLNLYHCCPTSDGAAVVLLAGGDVVGEYTDDRVRVAGVGAGSDRVGLADRDSYTSISASREAGQQAYEMAGIGSDDLDFAEVHDCFAIAELLAYEDLGFCDPGDANRLLREGLTDRDGDLPVNTSGGLKSKGHPIGATGTGQIVEAFDQLTGQAGSRQLDDPTCGLTHNVGGSGGGAVVHVLEREAGR, from the coding sequence ATGTCGAACGTCTACGTCGTCGGGGCCGGACAGACCGCCTTCGGCGCGTTTCCCGACGAGAGCTACCGGAGTCTGTTCGCCGACGCCTACCGCGAGGCGCTGGACAGCGTGGCGGGTGACCTTCCTCCCGACGCTATCGACGAGGCGGTCGTCGGCACCCTCGGTGTCGGCGGTCGCCAGTTGGGTCTCTCCGCGCCGGCCGTCACCGAACACGTCGGTCTGCACGGGGTACCGGCCAGTCGGGTCGAGAACGCCTGTGCCGCCGGGGGCTTCGCAGTCCGGCAGGGCGTGCAGGCCATCGAGTCGGGGATGGCCGACGTGGTACTCGCGGGCGGCGTCGAGGTGATGACCGACGCGAGCGCCGACACGACGAAGTACTGGCTCGGCGTCTCCGGCGAGACCGAGTGGGAGCGACTGACCGGGACGACCTTCTCGGGCGTCTACGCGCAGATGGCCCGCGCCTACCTGGACCAGTACGACGCGACGACCGAAGACCTCGCACGCGTGGCCGTGAAGAACCACGCGAACGGCGCGCAGAACCCGAAAGCACACCTCGACTTCGCCTGCTCGCTCGCGGACGCGACCGACGCGCCGCCGGTCGCCGATCCACTCAACCTCTACCACTGCTGTCCGACCTCCGACGGTGCGGCGGTCGTCCTCCTCGCGGGCGGTGACGTGGTCGGCGAGTACACCGACGACCGGGTGCGAGTCGCAGGCGTCGGTGCCGGAAGCGACCGCGTCGGGCTAGCCGACCGCGACAGCTACACCAGCATCTCGGCGTCCCGCGAGGCAGGTCAGCAGGCCTACGAGATGGCCGGAATCGGGTCCGACGACCTCGACTTCGCCGAGGTCCACGACTGCTTCGCCATCGCGGAACTACTGGCCTACGAGGACCTCGGTTTCTGTGATCCCGGCGACGCTAATCGACTGCTACGCGAGGGCCTGACAGACCGGGACGGCGACCTGCCGGTGAACACTTCGGGCGGCCTGAAGTCGAAGGGGCACCCGATCGGCGCGACCGGGACCGGCCAGATCGTGGAGGCGTTCGACCAGTTGACCGGGCAGGCCGGGAGCCGGCAACTGGACGACCCGACCTGCGGACTCACGCACAACGTCGGCGGCTCCGGCGGAGGCGCGGTCGTCCACGTCCTCGAACGGGAGGCGGGGCGATGA